From Oryza sativa Japonica Group chromosome 4, ASM3414082v1, one genomic window encodes:
- the LOC9266802 gene encoding uncharacterized protein — protein sequence MDSAVSAARWVVGKALGPVSDGLVEAWAASRELGPNVDALKMELLYAQGVLDNAQGKDIRSPALKELLQKLRDLAFDADDVLDELDYFRIQDELDGTYHAADEHAGGCARNLFLNVTHTAKAASKRLGFSKCSCAAAADNGSHTYPRSEQGAQGRGLCCGWSYNDHDSEEEEEATGGGIRKLASGARNTIHAVGKRLHCSSFPAVVDDDSSVSICCGACMHKPPQQRKDVIKETPKLKIDRVGLSIRMKDVVDQLQLVCAKVTTILNLEIHHSIRSTDSSTASNRPITTPTSIEPKLYGRDDTAKSIIDYITQGTDCGKDLTVLPIVGPGGIGKTTLIQYIYKSLEVQNHFQVKVWICVSQNFSVDKLIEEIKQYVPKVDGEKDGRPEELIEQRLKSKRFLLILDDIWKCQSDDWKKLLLPLTKGQTKGNIILVTTRFPVVAEMVKTMDNSVDLEGLDPGAFRDLFLAYVFGDKLPRDVHKDLLVIGDKIAGKLKGSPLAAKTVGRLLRNHFDQYHWNRVLESREWEMETSNHDIMPALQLSYDYLPFHLQQCFFYCALFPEDYKFDTKELTCFWIGLDILHSEYQNKTNDDIALNNLNDLVSHGFFKKDETDGHPCYIIHDLLHNLAAKVASRECVSLHYSNVRSVEIWPSIRHLSINTDGVDDSDGMNNESFRNILQKLKTRVKVENLQTVMIFGELDESFAESFHDLFKEASALRVLHLPKMSFPVGFIFNKFSTLVHLRYIRLGAPRRSKTHLTSALSRFYHLRILDLEAWDGCLDLPRDFSNLSKLCHFLTKHDKLHFAICDVGKLQFLQELERFEVNKEEKSFELKQLGHLMELRRLGIYNLERIDTKEAAAEAKLFDKNHLLKLALSWDKCQASRYPDKEDQVLENLRPCNNLKELFIIEHGGSTCPSWLGAELSVKSLETLHLSNVTWKNLPPIGEVCLVNGLGEDQFVSCNTGQSFQNLKRLELVGLPNLRKWTAKEVPMFSLIEVLIVKNCNEVIELPFSYCTYCPSEGYENLFPRLREVEIENCPQLRMPPMPYTQTLCFVYIKDVGTRLKKLHYMSTYSLRIVGKTDLNGLDDKILAFYNLTQLQELMINNCPPLAGCYLQMLTSLKILRLDSSSVVFHLSESLSDYKWQVPVEYLSISSYHGSGKALSQLLSHLPKLSELYLMNCNKITRMCIAVEQQQTTAVELEDTQAVESIQQQQVAEDLVEEEGVVPQLAMDQEDDDGMLIFPAHLSNSLQQLILYRCPELILDVARPALPTSHEDETGGWGLQSLRSLQRLRACLVGDLTDLSEKNPCLCGRKAVFYCALQARQILARAATKHALQITKCPKFLSAYEAPGCPFPSSLQCLKIAGCKEGVQTLDFISNLNFLTELHIDDCGEDLRCEGLWPLLTQGQLSELDVFGTPRFFAGLDPILGGLQDGQEQQLPPPLQCSSKLQELRTDDFAGVLVKPICLLLSSSLTELRLGWNDEVERFMKEQEEALQLLTSLRDLQFLRCSKLQCLPAGLHRLTSLKRLKIIGCPSIRSLPKGGLPSSLQELDVGYCNNEKLKQRCRKLKGTIPKIILDGTAFKLYIPVALFRSDYWIARQMWQKHIFGNQQCGSYMLEGVFGTPRFFAGLDPILGGLQDGQEQQLSPLQCSSKLQELHTDDFAGVHVKPICRLLSSSLTKLVLGWNDEVERFTKEQEEALQLLISLQDLHFWGCTNLQCLPAGLHRLTSLKRLEIIGCPSIRSLPKGGLPSSLQELDVRASWNEKFKQRCRKLKGTIPEIILD from the exons ATGGATTCCGCCGTGAGCGCGGCGCGGTGGGTGGTGGGCAAGGCCCTCGGCCCCGTCTCGGACGGCTTGGTGGAGGCGTGGGCGGCCAGCCGGGAGCTCGGACCCAACGTGGACGCCCTCAAGATGGAGCTGCTCTACGCGCAGGGGGTGCTCGACAACGCGCAGGGCAAAGACATACGCAGCCCTGCGCTCAAGGAGCTCCTCCAGAAGCTGCGAGACCTGGCGTTCGACGCTGACGACGTGCTGGACGAGCTCGACTACTTCCGCATCCAGGACGAGCTCGACGGCACCTACCACGCCGCCGATGAGCACGCCGGCGGTTGCGCCCGCAACCTCTTCCTCAATGTCACCCACACTGCCAAAGCTGCCAGCAAACGGCTGGGATTCTCTAAATGCtcctgtgctgctgctgctgataatGGTAGTCACACCTATCCAAGATCAGAACAAGGTGCGCAAGGACGTGGCCTCTGCTGTGGTTGGTCATACAACGACCATGacagtgaggaggaggaggaggccaccggcggcggcatccgCAAGCTTGCTTCCGGTGCTCGCAACACCATCCATGCTGTCGGTAAACGCCTCCATTGCTCATCTTTTCCAGctgttgttgatgatgattcTAGCGTTTCAATCTGTTGTGGTGCTTGCATGCACAAGCCACCACAACAGAGAAAGGATGTGATCAAAGAAACGCCAAAGTTGAAGATTGACAGAGTGGGTCTGTCTATAAGAATGAAGGATGTTGTCGACCAACTGCAGCTCGTGTGTGCAAAGGTCACCACTATTCTTAATCTAGAGATACACCATTCTATCCGTAGCACTGATTCCAGTACTGCGAGCAATCGTCCCATCACCACACCTACAAGTATAGAGCCTAAACTGTATGGGAGGGATGATACAGCGAAGAGCATAATAGATTATATAACCCAAGGTACAGACTGCGGCAAGGACTTGACTGTCTTGCCGATTGTTGGCCCAGGAGGCATAGGGAAGACAACTCTCatacaatacatatataaaagccTTGAAGTGCAAAACCATTTCCAGGTCAAGGTCTGGATATGTGTTTCTCAAAATTTCAGTGTTGATAAGCTCATAGAAGAGATCAAACAATATGTCCCTAAAGTGGATGGTGAAAAAGATGGTAGACCAGAAGAGCTAATTGAACAAAGATTGAAGTCTAAAAGATTTTTATTGATATTGGATGATATTTGGAAGTGTCAAAGTGATGATTGGAAAAAGCTTTTACTTCCACTAACAAAAGGACAGACAAAGGGTAACATAATTCTAGTCACAACTCGGTTTCCGGTTGTAGCAGAAATGGTTAAAACAATGGATAACTCAGTAGATTTGGAAGGTTTGGACCCTGGAGCGTTTAGGGATTTATTCCTAGCATATGTATTTGGTGATAAGCTACCAAGAGACGTCCATAAAGACTTACTTGTGATCGGAGATAAGATTGCAGGAAAACTAAAAGGTTCCCCTCTTGCAGCAAAAACAGTAGGTCGACTATTGAGGAACCACTTTGATCAATATCATTGGAACAGAGTCCTAGAAAGTAGAGAATGGGAAATGGAAACCAGCAATCATGACATTATGCCTGCATTGCAGCTTAGTTATGATTATCTACCTTTTCATCTGCAACAATGTTTTTTCTATTGTGCTTTGTTTCCTGAAGATTACAAGTTTGACACAAAAGAACTTACTTGCTTTTGGATAGGACTAGATATTTTACATTCTGAATATcagaataaaacaaatgatgatATAGCTTTGAACAATTTAAATGATTTGGTCAGCCATGGATTTTTCAAAAAAGATGAAACCGATGGGCATCCATGCTATATTATTCATGACCTGCTACATAATTTAGCAGCGAAGGTTGCATCTCGTGAGTGTGTTAGTTTACATTATTCTAATGTGAGATCAGTGGAAATTTGGCCTTCCATTCGTCACTTGTCTATCAATACAGATGGTGTGGATGATAGTGATGGAATGAACAATGAAAGCTTTAGGAACATATTACAAAAACTAAAGACAAGAGTAAAGGTTGAAAACTTGCAAACTGTGATGATATTTGGGGAACTAGATGAAAGTTTTGCTGAAAGTTTTCATGATTTGTTCAAGGAAGCAAGTGCTCTCCGTGTTCTACATTTGCCCAAAATGTCATTTCCTGTGGGGTTCATTTTTAATAAATTCTCGACACTAGTCCATCTACGCTACATAAGGCTAGGGGCACCACGTCGAAGTAAAACTCATTTAACAAGTGCCCTTTCTAGATTTTATCATTTGAGGATTCTAGATCTAGAAGCATGGGATGGTTGTCTCGATTTGCCTAGAGACTTTAGCAATCTTTCAAAGTTATGCCATTTTCTTACGAAACATGATAAGCTTCACTTTGCTATTTGCGATGTGGGAAAACTACAGTTTTTACAAGAGTTAGAAAGATTTGAAGTCAATAAAGAGGAAAAAAGTTTTGAACTAAAGCAACTAGGTCATTTGATGGAGCTAAGAAGACTTGGTATTTATAACCTTGAGAGAATAGACACAAAAGAAGCAGCGGCAGAAGCAAAACTTTTTGATAAGAACCACTTACTGAAGTTGGCATTAAGTTGGGACAAATGCCAAGCAAGTAGGTATCCTGACAAAGAAGATCAAGTACTTGAGAACCTTCGACCATGTAACAACCTCAAAGAGCTATTCATCATTGAACATGGAGGATCTACTTGCCCATCATGGCTAGGTGCAGAGCTCTCTGTGAAATCCTTGGAGACTCTTCATCTTTCCAATGTAACATGGAAAAACTTACCGCCGATAGGGGAGGTGTGTTTGGTAAACGGACTTGGTGAAGATCAATTTGTTAGCTGCAACACAGGACAAAGCTTTCAGAACTTGAAAAGGCTAGAACTTGTCGGGTTGCCTAATTTGAGAAAGTGGACGGCAAAAGAAGTCCCGATGTTCTCACTTATAGAAGTGCTCATCGTAAAGAATTGCAATGAGGTAATAGAATTACCATTTTCATATTGTACTTATTGCCCATCAGAAGGATATGAGAATTTGTTTCCTAGGCTAAGAGAGGTTGAAATTGAGAATTGTCCACAACTAAGAATGCCTCCTATGCCTTACACGCAAACCTTGTGCTTTGTATACATAAAGGATGTAGGGACAAGGTTGAAAAAATTACACTACATGAGCACATACAGCTTGAGGATTGTAGGAAAGACAGATCTAAATGGCTTAGATGACAAGATTCTGGCTTTCTATAATTTAACCCAACTACAAGAGTTGATGATCAATAATTGCCCACCTTTGGCGGGGTGTTACCTTCAAATGTTGACTTCACTGAAGATACTCAGACTTGATAGTTCAAGTGTCGTGTTCCATCTGTCAGAAAGTTTGAGTGACTATAAGTGGCAAGTTCCAGTTGAGTACCTATCTATTTCTAGCTACCATGGAAGTGGGAAAGCATTGTCACAGCTTCTCTCTCATCTCCCAAAGCTCTCAGAGTTGTATCTTATGAACTGCAACAAGATTACACGGATGTGTATAGCTGTAGAACAGCAGCAAACAACTGCTGTTGAGCTGGAGGATACACAAGCAGTCGAATCTATTCAGCAGCAGCAAGTAGCAGAGGATCTGGTGGAGGAAGAGGGAGTGGTACCCCAGCTAGCCATGGATCAAGAAGATGACGATGGGATGCTGATCTTCCCAGCACACCTCTCCAACTCTCTACAACAACTAATTCTCTACAGATGCCCGGAGCTTATCTTAGATGTTGCTCGTCCTGCTCTTCCCACCAGCCACGAGGATGAGACAGGAGGATGGGGGCTCCAATCCCTGCGCTCCCTCCAGAGACTACgggcttgtttggttggtgACCTGACTGACTTGTCTGAGAAAAATCCATGCCTGTGTGGTAGAAAAGCTGTGTTTTATTGTGCC CTCCAGGCCAGGCAAATACTCGCCAGGGCAGCAACCAAACACGCCCTACAAATCACAAAATGCCCCAAGTTTCTCTCCGCCTACGAGGCCCCAGGCTGCCCTTTCCCGTCCTCCCTGCAATGCCTCAAGATTGCTGGCTGTAAGGAGGGCGTGCAGACCCTGGATTTCATCTCAAACCTCAACTTCCTCACAGAACTACACATCGATGATTGTGGGGAGGATTTGAGATGCGAGGGTCTGTGGCCTCTCCTCACCCAGGGTCAGCTCAGCGAATTAGATGTCTTTGGAACACCCAGATTCTTTGCTGGTTTGGATCCCATACTCGGGGGGCTGCAGGACGGACAAGAGCAgcagcttcctcctcctcttcagtGTTCCTCCAAGCTGCAGGAGCTCAGGACGGATGACTTCGCAGGTGTCCTCGTGAAGCCCATCTGCttgctcctctcttcctccctcacCGAACTACGCCTTGGATGGAACGACGAGGTGGAGCGCTTCATGAAGGAGCAAGAGGAGGCCCTTCAGCTCCTCACCTCTCTCCGGGACCTCCAATTTTTGAGATGCAGTAAGTTGCAGTGCCTCCCTGCGGGGCTACATAGACTTACCAGCCTCAAGAGATTAAAGATCATCGGCTGTCCATCCATCCGGTCGCTGCCCAAGGGTGGCCTCCCCAGTTCACTGCAAGAACTAGATGTCGGATACTGCAACAACGAGAAGCTCAAACAGCGGTGCAGGAAGCTAAAGGGAACCATCCCAAAAATCATACTAGAC GGCACTGCCTTCAAGTTGTACATTCCTGTAGCCTT ATTTAGATCTGATTATTGGATTGCAAGACAGATGTGGCAGAAACACATCTTTGGAAACCAACAATGTGGCAGTTACATGCTTGAAG GAGTCTTTGGAACACCCAGATTCTTTGCTGGTTTGGATCCCATACTCGGGGGGCTGCAGGACGGACAAGAGCAGCAGCTTTCTCCTCTTCAGTGTTCCTCCAAGCTGCAGGAGCTTCATACGGATGACTTCGCAGGTGTCCACGTGAAGCCCATCTGCAgactcctctcttcctccctcacCAAGCTAGTCCTTGGATGGAACGACGAGGTGGAGCGTTTCACGAAGGAGCAAGAGGAGGCACTTCAGCTTCTCATCTCCCTCCAGGACCTCCATTTTTGGGGATGCACTAATCTGCAGTGCCTCCCTGCGGGGCTACATAGACTTACCAGCCTCAAGAGATTAGAGATCATCGGCTGTCCATCCATCCGGTCGCTGCCCAAGGGTGGCCTCCCCAGTTCACTGCAAGAACTAGATGTCAGAGCTAGCTGGAACGAGAAGTTCAAACAGCGGTGCAGGAAGCTAAAGGGAACCATCCCAGAAATCATACTAGACTAA